TCTCAATTACCTCTTCTTTGACCAGACTGTGATGCAAGTTCAAAGACAGTTGATTCTGGTTTCATGTTTGTAAGGGATAAAGGTGTCAGTGGAGGTGAAGCAGCTTCCTCAGACTTGCGAGGAATTTGCGCTACTTGAAATGCTGCTGCTCTCTGACTCCTTGATGGTATGGAAAAACTTCGAGGGACAGCCAACGGTGGAGTGGGAAGTGGAGAAGCTGCATTTGACACCACTGGAGAGACTTTATTTGTCATAGAAAGCTCTGGACTCCTGTAGGCTAAGGGGGCAGAGTGACCAACCAAGCTGGGAGATCTTGCTGCCTTGGTGGCTGATATGCCAGGTGGCCTGGGAAGCTCATGAAGCTCACTTATTTTGGGTGAAGACACCAGAGGAGGGGAAGCTGATGGAGAAACTCTCGGAGATGAAGAAGGGTGAACTGGAACACGCGAAAGCAATCCAGAAACAAGTTGGGGAAGCTCTGAAGAGGCAATGGGGCCACTAGCAGATAAAACAGGCTTTGTCAATGATGGCTTACTTGATAATGGACCTGAAAATGCTTGTCTTTTGATCTTTTTAGAACCAGATGCATTTTGCCCATCAAGCTGCTGAAGTGGATGACCCTCCGTTAAAGGAGGGGGTAGTTGGAATGGGGAGTTATTGCTGTTGCTCTCTTTTAGTACTGACTGTCCTTTTAAGAAAATATGGCCCGAGAGGTCATCATCTCCAGAATCTTTTTCATGCCTTTTCAGTTCTAATGGGGTGGAGTGCCACAAATTGTGCGTGTGTCCACCGTAGCCTGTTGGCCTTGTACGTGGAGCTGAATAGCTTGACCTTGCAGGAATTGAGCTCTTTGCATCAGCTGGAGTGGGCAGCACGTATGTGTGAAACTTCCTAGCTGGTGATGGCTGCATTTGTCTTGTCCTTTCTGTGGTATCAATCTTTTCCGCAAATATTGGGGCTGAATGGCTGCCAGTTTTATAGTCCCGACCAAATGCATAGTAATCACCATGGGTTTTGTCTAGATGTACCTGTCAACAGAGAGATTTGAGATATAAAATTTACATAATGAATAGCAGTTGGGCTTTGTGATGCAAAAGAATGAAACCTTCTGGCAACTGGATTAACACAATCAAGATGATGATGGAACCAAAACTACACAGATTTTATAAAGTTGATCCCAAAGTACTATCAGTGTTACCGAAGGATTAAAAATACTTGGCGCATTTaataattatgtagtttttttTGTCACCTGGGTACTGTCACATAAATGGATTCCTTTTCCTCAAGTAAAACAATTTCAAACCTACTCTGCATGATCATACCTCTGCATCTTCCACTGTGGAAGCTTGACGAAATGATACATCCGACTGCTCCAACTGCAAATGAAACAACATATCATAGGCACAGACATTGTGTGACAAGAAGTTAAAAGCTATTACATTACAAGTCCAtatcaaaaatttaatttatctTTATGGTTATGGATATGCCAAAGTTTGTATTCAAGATGTAAGAAGGAAAACAACTTCGACAGGTTTGGGTCAAGGACACATAAGATACCCTTGACTGCGTGACAATTCCTGATTCAACTAACAGCTCATCTAAAATCCGCCAGTGTGGGCTCAGTGGTGAGCGCGGACTAAGGCTGAAAGAGATCCTGAGTTCGATTCCCCTCTGAGTTTCCTTGGCTTGCCTCAGGGGCTGGCTTCTTTGGGTGCGGTTCCCTCCTGGGTTTTGGAAAGGAGGTAATGGCCCAAAGGGCCCTGGCCACCCCAGGTTTCCCAGGGTatataaattaaagaaaataataaaaataataataaaacaaaaacaaaaggcaAAACTTATTCTAAACCAGCCACTGCTGAATTAGAGGTTCAAGTTGCAGTTTACCCACATGGGTAAATGGGTGAAGCTTGTATTCTTATTGATTTATTTAGAGATAAGATGGGAATAAGAAGGTTAGGAGTCCAACCCATCATTAAgtacataaaaaaaaatggtgaaaaataCAGTACTAGAGAGCTTTGGCATGCCATGCAATAACAATAGACCAGGTTTCTC
This Malania oleifera isolate guangnan ecotype guangnan chromosome 11, ASM2987363v1, whole genome shotgun sequence DNA region includes the following protein-coding sequences:
- the LOC131167751 gene encoding uncharacterized protein At2g33490 translates to MKSSLGRLRKFALHKSDGKEKREYQASAHLDELAQAARDMHDMRNCYDSLLSAAAATANSAYEFSESLREMGACLHEKTALNDDEETGRVLLKLGQVQFELQKLVDSYRSHIFMTITTPSESLLNELRTVEEMKRQCDEKRIVYEHMTAQQRDKGKLKSGKGESVTLQQLQAAHEEYDDEATLFVFRLKSLKQGQSRSLLTQAARHHAAQLNFFRKGLQSLEAAEPLVRIVTEQQHIEYQFSGLEDDDGEGGEYDDENDYDTNEDGELSFDYRQNKQGFDVVSTSRNSMELEQSDVSFRQASTVEDAEVHLDKTHGDYYAFGRDYKTGSHSAPIFAEKIDTTERTRQMQPSPARKFHTYVLPTPADAKSSIPARSSYSAPRTRPTGYGGHTHNLWHSTPLELKRHEKDSGDDDLSGHIFLKGQSVLKESNSNNSPFQLPPPLTEGHPLQQLDGQNASGSKKIKRQAFSGPLSSKPSLTKPVLSASGPIASSELPQLVSGLLSRVPVHPSSSPRVSPSASPPLVSSPKISELHELPRPPGISATKAARSPSLVGHSAPLAYRSPELSMTNKVSPVVSNAASPLPTPPLAVPRSFSIPSRSQRAAAFQVAQIPRKSEEAASPPLTPLSLTNMKPESTVFELASQSGQRRGGS